The genomic segment cccctttttctttctcaatagtATGGTGTGATATAGGAATGAAAAATTTattagttgaaaaaataaaacaaacaaacaaaccataaaatttaatttttagaaaagaaagaaaattttctctGGCTTAAGCTACTGAATGCAAGCCCCATTAACAACAGAGAGAAGTGATCCATCATTTACTTGGAGTTTAGAGTTCAGTACAGGGTTGATGGGAATGTTTACACTCTGTCAggattctcatttctttctgcctctatGTACACCCCTACCCCCTCTTACCTCACCACCGCAGGCTACCAAGAGGACAGATTGACTCAGGAGAGACCGGAGCAGAAGAGAGACATACAGTCTACTACAACCCGTCTTCGACAGGACCTGAGTGTTAAGTCTGGCTCCCACAGCCTGCCCAGGAACATCCACATTAACCGGGACCAGAGCCTTAGAGAGGGCTCCACCTGTCGCTCTAGTCAGTCTGAAGGCCATATCCCTAGAGGACTTGTGTCAGCACCTTTGGGAAACAGGGCCAGCAGTATAGCCCCCCCTGTCTCCCCAGGTACACCTGAATTAGAGGAGGTACTCTTACCCCCACCAGAAGCTTTCCGGGACACTAACCAGGAGCAAGACAGCCAGTTTCTTAAAGAGAAGACAAGGTCAGGCCGAGACAGCTTGCTGTTGCCCCACGCAGCACCTGTGACCCAGGAGAAGAAGGAAGCATTTCTGGAGACTATGTCCCAAGGAACTAAGGAGAAGGTCTTGGAGGGGGTCCCAAGGCAACCAGGGCTGCCTCTGCCCTTGTCTTCCGAAAACCTGGGATCTGAAAACTTAACCATCCCACTAGGGGATGAGAAGAGTCCTAAATTTGCTCCCCCAACAGCCCCCAAGTCCCGGAAACTCCCTCCCAACATCATCCTGAAGACCAGCCGAAGTAACTTCCCTAGCGACCCCCAGAACCGCTTCTCTCACCGTTCTCAGGCTACCTCCAGAGATTTGACTCCGGAGCACGCCAGCTCTGCCTCCTCTGGACTCCAGGAGCAGAGGCGAGCAAGGCGGGAGGCACTAGAGAAGCTGGGGCTCCCCCAGGACCAGAGTCATGAGCCCAGTCTCCAGCGGGCCAAGTCTGGTAGCTTCCTCAGGTCCCGGCAATCCCCAACGCGGGCTCCCACTCCAGCTCCCGCTCCAGTCCGGGCTCCAGGTCCAGCCGCTGCTCCCGCTCCAGTCCGGGTTCCAGGTCCAGCCGCTGCACCCGCTCCAGTCCGAACTCCTGCTCCAGTTTCCCAAGTTCCAGCTTCTTCTGGCCCTTCAGCTAAGGCTCAGGGTCCTCCATCCACTCCCATCCCCATCCCAAAGCCCACAAGAGTTAGCAGTGGTGACAGTCTCTCCCCAGCCCAGTCAAGCCCGGGCTCCAGACTGGCCCTCAAGGAAGGCTCCATCCCTGGTCTTCGGCAGATGAACTTCAAGTCCAACACCCTGGAACGCTCAGGGGTCGGGCTGAGCAGCTACCTCTTAGCCGCCAAAGACAATGCGCCCCAAACCAGCACCTCCCTGGGCAAGGTCCCCATTCTGGAGAAGATCTCCCCAAATGTCCTCCGAAACACCAGGCCCCGGCCAGCgtctttggggggagggaaagacttTGCCAACATCCAGGTAGGCAAGCTGGCTGATTTGGAGCAAGAGCGGAATTCCCAGCGCTTCTCCTATCCGGGACAGAGCCGAGACAAGCTGCCCAGGCCCCCGTGTGTCAGTGTTAAGATCACCCCCAAAGGCATTCCGGACGAACACCGGCGGGAGGCCTTAAAGAAACTGGGTCTGCTCAAGGAATAGACGACGGCGGGGCTGCTGGGCCAGCAGAGGCATTAGAAGCTCTCAAAGGACTCCTGCTTCTGCAGTATGACAGAGGAGTAGAAGGCTACCTCTTGGATGTTCTCATCTGTCCAggaatggagacagagacagagaaacagacagacagactcaaGGAGAAGTCTAAGCCTTGACCTTCCCTGAGGCTGAGTCAGTGAAGTTACCAGGAAGCTGCCCTGAAAATATTTccacaaatgtgtgtgtgtgtgtgtgtgtgtgtgtgtgtgtgtgtgagagagagagagagagagagagagagaaatgtagttCTAGTATAATGTGAGATAATATT from the Gracilinanus agilis isolate LMUSP501 unplaced genomic scaffold, AgileGrace unplaced_scaffold32690, whole genome shotgun sequence genome contains:
- the CUNH1orf116 gene encoding specifically androgen-regulated gene protein, giving the protein MYTPTPSYLTTAGYQEDRLTQERPEQKRDIQSTTTRLRQDLSVKSGSHSLPRNIHINRDQSLREGSTCRSSQSEGHIPRGLVSAPLGNRASSIAPPVSPGTPELEEVLLPPPEAFRDTNQEQDSQFLKEKTRSGRDSLLLPHAAPVTQEKKEAFLETMSQGTKEKVLEGVPRQPGLPLPLSSENLGSENLTIPLGDEKSPKFAPPTAPKSRKLPPNIILKTSRSNFPSDPQNRFSHRSQATSRDLTPEHASSASSGLQEQRRARREALEKLGLPQDQSHEPSLQRAKSGSFLRSRQSPTRAPTPAPAPVRAPGPAAAPAPVRVPGPAAAPAPVRTPAPVSQVPASSGPSAKAQGPPSTPIPIPKPTRVSSGDSLSPAQSSPGSRLALKEGSIPGLRQMNFKSNTLERSGVGLSSYLLAAKDNAPQTSTSLGKVPILEKISPNVLRNTRPRPASLGGGKDFANIQVGKLADLEQERNSQRFSYPGQSRDKLPRPPCVSVKITPKGIPDEHRREALKKLGLLKE